From a region of the Thiorhodovibrio winogradskyi genome:
- a CDS encoding PAS domain S-box protein yields the protein MSDTLVSRKEHSLYHLVFNNSLIGIFVVDCDRRIIEINERACKLFGYEATALLGESVEVLHISPASFQRFGKEVFSRIHSTGVADVRYQLKRANGEVFQAALSGRPLNGVDRAEGVIWVIDDISRTSRAEGALRASEERFALAVAGSNAGIWDWDIPTNRIYFSPRWKELIGYADAEIPNRFEEWAARVHPEDLPGANAAIEAHLRGATDLLATEFRMRCKDGSWRWILGRGLCVRDEQGRPLRMAGSHSDIDARRRAEDRARAQEARLAAVLDTVQTGIVVIDHDLREVVDANEQAARILGLVREELIGTLCSDHLCLNPDHCPFESGTPETWRSISNQEAVFVRADGTQVSVLKSLAPLKLQDSNLLIESFVDITPLKETEQALRLAKEEAESAALAKSEFLAKMSHEIRTPMNSILGMTKLTLDSRLDTEQRENLEIVDAAAEALLALIDDILDFSKLEAHRVMLDPIDFDLSVLFEEVLDGFALRAAEKELELIEFIDPRVPLGLKGDTQRLRQVLINLLGNAIKFTASGEVVLSVEPASEQPGPDDPPVRPGPGVRVKWLRFAVRDTGVGVAPEKQANIFSAFQQADNSVTREYGGTGLGLSISRQLVELMGGRLELTSRLGQGSEFSFLLPLEPASSPVPSASLTAPELRGLRCLVVDDNSANRRLLVKTLNGWGCRPHAVSGGADALADLQQANDAGDPFRLVLLDLLMPGMDGEQTAHAIQGDGRCGAPDILLLASASVRGQAARLRTLGVRSLLIKPVKHRQLLRAMTQALTLPQGTLDAVSLSASSKVVSQSPRFAGARVLLAEDRLFNRKVAVSYLSRFGIEVMTAVNGLQALELSRTCVFDLIFMDLQMPRMDGYQATVAIRDEPGHLNRNTPIVAMTAQALEGDREKCLQAGMDDYLSKPIRLELLERALRRWLNDAERRPRLSVEPSAAGPAAGPAAESAAQDPRSSAVPKALPAELESLFEDDPEGLADLLRTFVSDCRADLDALLGAWRDRDIPRMQGRLHALKGLVANLGFAALAERLAAAQEAVQAVEFKQTPDTGLDMAALDVPLAEAREAVIALIDSLDTEAVSDPLS from the coding sequence ATGTCTGATACCCTCGTCTCGAGAAAAGAACACAGTCTTTATCATCTCGTGTTCAATAACAGCCTGATCGGCATTTTCGTGGTGGATTGCGACAGGCGCATCATCGAGATCAATGAGCGCGCCTGCAAGCTGTTTGGCTATGAGGCCACGGCCTTGCTGGGTGAGTCGGTGGAAGTTTTGCACATCTCGCCTGCGTCTTTTCAGCGCTTCGGCAAGGAAGTCTTCTCACGTATCCACAGCACTGGCGTGGCCGATGTGCGCTATCAGCTCAAGCGCGCAAATGGCGAGGTGTTTCAAGCCGCGCTCTCGGGTCGGCCGCTGAATGGCGTTGATCGTGCCGAGGGCGTCATCTGGGTCATCGACGATATTTCCCGGACCTCCCGCGCCGAGGGCGCGCTGCGCGCGAGCGAAGAACGCTTCGCGCTGGCGGTGGCCGGCTCCAACGCGGGCATCTGGGACTGGGATATTCCCACCAACCGCATTTATTTCTCGCCACGCTGGAAAGAGCTCATCGGCTATGCCGATGCCGAAATTCCCAACCGCTTTGAAGAGTGGGCGGCGCGGGTGCATCCAGAGGATCTGCCCGGAGCCAACGCGGCCATCGAGGCGCATCTGCGGGGCGCGACCGATCTGCTCGCGACCGAATTTCGCATGCGCTGCAAGGACGGCTCCTGGCGTTGGATTCTCGGACGTGGGCTGTGCGTGCGCGACGAGCAGGGACGGCCGCTGCGCATGGCCGGCTCCCATAGCGATATCGACGCGCGTCGCCGGGCAGAGGACCGGGCGCGCGCGCAGGAGGCGCGTCTGGCCGCGGTGCTTGATACCGTGCAGACAGGCATTGTGGTGATTGACCATGATCTGCGCGAGGTGGTTGATGCCAACGAACAGGCGGCGCGGATCCTGGGTTTGGTGCGCGAGGAGCTGATTGGTACTCTCTGTAGCGATCATCTCTGCCTGAATCCGGACCACTGTCCCTTTGAATCGGGGACGCCCGAGACCTGGCGCTCGATCTCCAATCAAGAGGCGGTTTTCGTGCGCGCCGATGGCACTCAAGTCAGTGTGCTCAAAAGTCTGGCCCCGCTCAAATTGCAGGATAGCAACCTGCTGATTGAGAGCTTCGTCGACATCACGCCCCTAAAGGAGACCGAGCAGGCACTGCGGCTGGCCAAGGAGGAAGCTGAATCCGCGGCGCTCGCCAAGAGCGAATTCCTGGCTAAGATGAGTCACGAGATTCGCACGCCGATGAATTCCATTCTCGGCATGACCAAGCTCACGCTTGACAGTCGGCTCGATACCGAGCAGCGCGAAAATCTTGAAATCGTCGATGCCGCGGCCGAGGCGCTGCTGGCTTTGATCGACGACATTCTCGATTTCTCCAAGCTCGAAGCGCATCGGGTCATGCTCGATCCTATTGATTTCGACCTCAGCGTGCTGTTCGAGGAAGTGCTCGATGGCTTTGCCTTGCGCGCCGCCGAAAAAGAGCTGGAGCTGATTGAGTTTATTGATCCACGGGTGCCTCTTGGCCTCAAAGGTGACACCCAGCGCTTACGCCAGGTGCTGATTAATCTGCTTGGCAATGCCATCAAATTCACCGCCAGCGGCGAGGTGGTGCTGAGCGTGGAGCCGGCATCCGAGCAGCCCGGCCCCGATGACCCCCCGGTGCGGCCGGGGCCAGGGGTGCGGGTCAAATGGCTGCGTTTTGCCGTGCGGGATACTGGGGTAGGAGTGGCGCCGGAGAAACAGGCCAACATTTTTTCGGCCTTTCAACAGGCCGATAACAGCGTCACTCGAGAATACGGTGGCACCGGTCTTGGCCTGAGTATCAGTCGTCAGTTGGTCGAGCTGATGGGCGGGCGCCTTGAGCTGACCAGTAGGCTGGGGCAGGGTAGCGAATTCAGTTTTCTGCTGCCGCTGGAGCCCGCCAGCAGTCCGGTGCCCAGTGCCAGCCTGACCGCCCCGGAGTTGCGTGGCCTGCGTTGTTTGGTGGTGGATGACAACAGTGCCAATCGGCGGCTGCTGGTCAAGACCCTGAACGGCTGGGGCTGCAGACCGCATGCTGTCTCAGGTGGGGCGGATGCGCTGGCGGATTTGCAACAGGCCAATGACGCCGGCGATCCCTTCCGTCTGGTGCTGCTCGATTTGCTGATGCCAGGCATGGATGGCGAACAAACAGCGCATGCCATCCAAGGGGACGGTCGCTGCGGCGCGCCCGATATTCTGCTGCTGGCATCGGCCAGTGTGCGCGGTCAGGCCGCGCGTCTGCGCACCCTGGGCGTGCGGAGTTTACTCATCAAGCCGGTCAAGCATCGCCAACTGCTGCGTGCCATGACCCAGGCGCTGACGCTGCCCCAAGGGACGCTCGATGCCGTCAGCCTGTCCGCCAGCTCCAAAGTGGTCAGTCAGTCGCCGCGCTTTGCCGGCGCCAGGGTGTTGCTGGCGGAAGATCGCTTGTTCAATCGCAAGGTGGCGGTGTCCTATCTGTCGCGCTTCGGCATTGAGGTGATGACCGCGGTCAATGGCTTGCAGGCGCTGGAGCTATCGCGCACCTGTGTCTTCGACCTGATTTTCATGGATCTGCAGATGCCGCGCATGGATGGCTATCAGGCCACTGTCGCCATCCGCGATGAGCCCGGCCATCTCAACCGCAACACGCCCATTGTGGCCATGACCGCCCAGGCACTGGAGGGAGATCGCGAGAAGTGCCTGCAAGCTGGCATGGACGACTACCTGAGCAAGCCCATTCGCTTGGAGCTGCTCGAGCGTGCGCTCAGACGCTGGCTGAACGATGCCGAGCGGCGCCCGCGTCTGTCTGTCGAGCCGTCAGCCGCTGGGCCGGCGGCTGGGCCGGCGGCTGAGTCGGCGGCGCAGGATCCCCGCTCGAGTGCGGTTCCTAAGGCCCTGCCGGCTGAGCTTGAGTCCCTGTTTGAGGATGATCCCGAGGGACTGGCCGATCTGCTGCGCACCTTCGTCAGCGATTGCCGGGCAGACTTGGACGCGCTGCTTGGCGCCTGGCGCGACCGTGATATCCCGCGCATGCAAGGTCGTTTGCATGCGCTCAAAGGCTTGGTGGCCAATCTGGGGTTCGCGGCGCTGGCCGAGCGTCTGGCCGCGGCACAGGAAGCGGTGCAGGCCGTTGAGTTCAAGCAGACGCCGGACACCGGGCTCGATATGGCCGCCTTGGATGTCCCCCTGGCCGAGGCGCGGGAGGCGGTCATCGCGTTGATTGATAGCCTGGATACCGAGGCGGTGAGTGATCCTCTCAGCTAA
- a CDS encoding GGDEF domain-containing protein — MNSRQEFIRLFGILILIIALLTALGSYLFYRTELVDTAAVVQQSRAEVADHGTTGTGPATGPAPDLALRPGAPIGSGASGAAAEHRGNMIRLWFFSLTFFVLMAVGAWFFADARVKWRREQKRVQELANFDPVTELPNRALFFDRLERIHLHSARYRRRYGLILLDLDGFGEVNEKFGYNDGDRLLVRVGRMLTNSLRTSDTVARVGGDEFAVLLSEVNGVEAAMMLGRKVVGAMAAPIRLSSGEAEITASVGVAVFPEHAGSVDDMLRAADEAMDRAKREGQGRCLMALSADEYPSAEQLAAGLVMEDRSRH, encoded by the coding sequence GTGAACTCCAGGCAGGAGTTCATCAGGCTGTTTGGCATCCTGATTTTGATCATTGCTTTATTGACCGCCCTTGGCTCATACCTTTTCTATCGCACCGAGTTGGTGGACACGGCGGCAGTGGTTCAGCAGAGTAGGGCGGAGGTCGCGGACCATGGCACGACCGGTACTGGGCCAGCGACTGGGCCAGCGCCTGACCTGGCATTGCGGCCTGGCGCGCCCATTGGATCAGGTGCATCTGGCGCCGCGGCCGAGCATCGGGGCAATATGATACGTCTGTGGTTCTTTTCCCTGACCTTCTTTGTGCTCATGGCGGTGGGTGCCTGGTTTTTCGCCGATGCGCGGGTGAAATGGCGGCGGGAGCAGAAACGCGTGCAGGAGTTGGCAAATTTCGACCCTGTGACGGAGTTGCCCAACCGCGCCTTGTTTTTTGATCGGCTCGAGCGCATTCATCTCCATTCGGCCAGGTATCGAAGGCGCTACGGTCTGATTCTGCTTGACCTCGACGGTTTCGGCGAGGTGAACGAAAAGTTTGGCTACAACGACGGTGATCGACTGCTGGTTCGCGTCGGGCGCATGTTGACCAACAGCCTGCGCACTTCCGATACGGTGGCCCGGGTTGGGGGCGATGAGTTCGCGGTGCTCCTCTCGGAAGTCAACGGCGTGGAGGCGGCCATGATGCTCGGGCGCAAGGTGGTCGGCGCTATGGCCGCGCCCATTCGCCTGTCGAGCGGCGAGGCTGAAATCACGGCAAGCGTGGGTGTGGCGGTGTTTCCCGAGCATGCCGGCAGTGTCGATGACATGCTGCGAGCCGCCGACGAGGCAATGGATCGCGCCAAGCGCGAGGGCCAGGGGCGGTGCCTGATGGCGCTGTCGGCCGATGAATATCCGAGCGCGGAGCAACTGGCCGCCGGTTTGGTCATGGAGGACAGGTCACGGCATTGA
- the hypF gene encoding carbamoyltransferase HypF, with the protein MQGVGFRPHVWHLANRLGCLGDVRNDGDGVLIRLWAPDSTTADAFCQRLRTDIPPLARIDALERNPQPAEKSQPPPAGEFRIIASATTEVHTGVVPDATTCPACATDIAARSNRRYRYPFTNCTHCGPRLSIVRAIPYDRANTSMARFPLCPDCLAEYNNPADRRFHAQPNACPSCGPKLWLEDSDGQRLDPAALGCQDAIAAASEMLAGGRILAIKGIGGFHLACDATNHQAVARLRQRKARDAKPFALMARDLAVMRRYCTLSPQEAALLQSPAAPIVLLEARHPAPTRAALAPGIAPGQASLGFMLPYSPLHLLLLAHWEQPLVMTSGNRSDEPQAIDNTEARTRLAPLADALLLHDRDILNRLDDSVARVDAGQPRLLRRARGFAPAPLLVPDGFHDAPPVLALGGELKNTFCLLDAPRLILSQHLGDLDEPATLRAFERTLKLYRELFQHQPSRIAIDRHPDYRGSTLGRRLAAELALPLIEVQHHHAHIAAVLADNAWARDAGSVLGLALDGLGHGKDGTLWGGELLRANYQDCSRLAWLRPTPLPGGDRAAKEPWRNLIAHIHTAFGWEQACAQWPALRRLPGLAEAPIPALLRMLDAGINSPRSSSTGRLFDALAAALGLHTKEIAYEGQAAMELEALARTDWNIPGTKGQSTGDGYPFARLHTPEGIQLDPTPMWQALLNDLSHGVPPARIAARFHQGFATALTDLSLDVAREQGLDTLALSGGSFQNRILLTSVIHQAESAGLRVLSHHQVPANDGGIALGQALIAAATNPLTTS; encoded by the coding sequence GTGCAAGGCGTCGGCTTTCGCCCGCACGTCTGGCATCTGGCAAACCGCCTGGGCTGCCTGGGCGACGTGCGCAACGACGGCGACGGCGTACTGATTCGCCTGTGGGCGCCGGACTCCACCACGGCCGATGCCTTCTGCCAGCGCCTGCGAACCGACATCCCGCCACTCGCGCGTATCGACGCACTTGAGCGCAACCCCCAGCCCGCAGAGAAAAGCCAACCGCCGCCGGCGGGCGAATTCCGCATTATTGCCAGCGCCACCACCGAGGTCCACACGGGCGTGGTGCCCGATGCCACCACCTGCCCGGCCTGTGCCACGGACATCGCCGCGCGGAGCAACCGACGCTACCGCTACCCCTTCACCAACTGCACCCATTGCGGCCCCAGGCTCAGCATTGTACGGGCCATTCCCTACGATAGAGCCAACACCAGCATGGCCCGCTTTCCGCTATGCCCGGATTGCCTGGCCGAATACAACAACCCCGCGGACCGCCGCTTTCATGCCCAGCCCAACGCCTGCCCGAGCTGCGGACCCAAGCTGTGGTTGGAAGACTCAGACGGCCAGAGGCTCGACCCGGCCGCTCTTGGCTGCCAGGACGCCATCGCCGCCGCCAGCGAGATGCTCGCAGGCGGGCGGATTCTCGCCATCAAGGGTATCGGCGGTTTTCACCTCGCCTGCGATGCCACCAATCACCAAGCCGTCGCGCGCCTGCGCCAGCGCAAGGCACGCGACGCCAAACCCTTCGCCCTGATGGCGCGCGATCTCGCTGTCATGCGTCGCTATTGCACCCTCAGCCCACAGGAAGCGGCCCTGCTCCAATCCCCAGCCGCGCCCATCGTGCTGCTTGAGGCTCGGCACCCAGCCCCCACCCGGGCGGCGCTCGCGCCTGGCATCGCCCCAGGGCAGGCCAGTCTCGGCTTCATGCTGCCCTACAGTCCACTGCATCTGTTGCTCCTCGCGCACTGGGAACAGCCGCTGGTCATGACCAGCGGCAATCGGAGCGATGAGCCCCAGGCCATTGACAATACCGAGGCCCGCACCCGCCTCGCGCCCCTGGCCGATGCCCTGCTGCTGCATGATCGCGACATCCTCAACCGGCTTGATGACTCGGTCGCGCGCGTCGATGCCGGACAGCCGCGTCTGCTGCGACGCGCGCGCGGCTTCGCGCCGGCCCCGCTGCTGGTGCCCGATGGATTTCATGACGCGCCACCCGTGCTGGCGCTGGGCGGGGAGCTGAAAAACACCTTCTGCCTGCTTGATGCGCCGCGACTGATTCTGTCACAACACCTCGGTGATCTCGACGAACCCGCGACCCTGCGCGCATTTGAACGCACCCTAAAACTCTACCGCGAACTTTTCCAGCACCAACCAAGCCGCATCGCCATCGACCGCCATCCGGACTATCGCGGCAGCACGCTTGGTCGTCGCCTGGCCGCCGAACTGGCGCTGCCGCTGATCGAGGTCCAACACCACCACGCCCACATCGCCGCCGTACTGGCCGACAACGCCTGGGCGCGCGACGCCGGCTCCGTCCTCGGGTTGGCGCTCGACGGCCTGGGCCATGGCAAGGACGGGACACTCTGGGGCGGCGAACTGCTGCGCGCGAACTATCAAGACTGCAGCCGCCTCGCCTGGCTGCGCCCCACGCCCCTGCCCGGTGGCGACCGCGCGGCCAAGGAGCCCTGGCGCAATCTGATCGCCCACATCCACACCGCCTTCGGCTGGGAACAAGCTTGCGCGCAATGGCCAGCGCTCAGGCGTCTTCCCGGTCTGGCCGAGGCACCCATCCCCGCGCTGCTGCGCATGCTGGACGCCGGCATCAACTCGCCCCGGAGTTCCTCGACCGGACGCCTGTTCGATGCCCTGGCCGCCGCCCTTGGCCTCCACACCAAAGAGATCGCTTACGAAGGCCAGGCGGCGATGGAACTCGAGGCACTGGCACGCACCGACTGGAACATCCCGGGCACAAAGGGCCAGTCGACCGGCGACGGCTATCCCTTTGCCCGCCTGCACACACCAGAGGGCATCCAGCTCGATCCCACGCCCATGTGGCAAGCCCTGCTCAATGACCTGAGCCATGGCGTCCCGCCCGCGCGCATCGCCGCGCGCTTTCACCAGGGTTTCGCCACCGCATTGACCGACCTGAGCCTGGATGTGGCGCGCGAACAGGGTCTCGACACCCTCGCCCTGTCCGGCGGCAGCTTCCAGAACCGCATTCTGCTCACATCCGTCATCCATCAGGCGGAAAGCGCTGGCTTGCGCGTTCTCTCCCATCACCAAGTCCCGGCCAACGACGGCGGCATCGCTCTGGGCCAGGCGCTGATCGCGGCCGCGACCAACCCGCTCACCACAAGCTGA
- a CDS encoding glycosyl hydrolase family 57 has product MDNIFTQFLAIDLPSELLCDDAGSNPAFSVTLTANGAIPFPQVILRQHGREHLFRNQQIVWLTDDPEQGYQYRAGIPAGLLSEGEVQVQIEGCRQANFTRAGGDDWIKTFRALQLVRAAATPAPAAPNPAAASQVATAPRISAGKDLPKLHFGIHKHMHQPYYDAADPDYWDGEKDGIFGTRGGPYTDFVPAAIRQYEDSGLPHAGLSCSWSGSLIEQLERCAETGRAGGRFSDWAIKLRQVASLTTASGNRRLDLCAFGFFHPLMPLIPARNIVRHIQQHRALIARVFGAPASDNLFPPETAFHPRIIPALNQAGIRAVIYDSIHRYRACRDYPYGGPTEGMLPPNPAEQSNPPASDWLRLGNVWTGSEIAPSLLKPEYLAYIDPEGAEHKIIGVPAERYIGNEDARGGFGALQYPDVFGQVHAQLERHGQFDPKHPPFFLLHSDGDNHGGGAESYYRHNTAALLDWLKGDPRFELTTITDYLDRFPPDPTQAVHLEPGSWSGADNGDPQFMKWFSRYREPYSPDLNSWAVLTALQNAVHSLEDSEPEHPLLPKLVRLMLTAEASDYWYWTGQSVWDGQVTRAANQAWSLAGTEFQRMADANSDKTGPTLFPPWVTPENPGGQQWRPNGLEPAPREATVHCFAYDLSGIARMTLHLRPASGDQSSEQRIEMTDHGPYPCETGARVTAHYFTAELPPGLGDIRYFLVAEDNNGNPSRGALERIFLG; this is encoded by the coding sequence ATGGATAACATCTTCACCCAGTTTCTTGCCATCGACCTGCCGTCGGAACTTCTGTGCGATGACGCCGGCAGCAACCCCGCCTTCAGCGTCACCCTGACCGCCAATGGCGCCATTCCCTTCCCGCAAGTCATCCTGCGTCAGCACGGGCGCGAACATCTGTTTCGCAACCAGCAAATCGTCTGGCTTACCGATGATCCCGAGCAAGGCTATCAATACCGCGCCGGAATCCCCGCCGGCCTGCTGAGCGAAGGCGAGGTCCAGGTGCAGATCGAAGGCTGCCGCCAGGCCAACTTCACCCGCGCCGGCGGCGATGACTGGATCAAGACCTTTCGTGCCCTGCAACTGGTGCGCGCGGCCGCGACTCCAGCGCCCGCCGCGCCCAACCCAGCAGCGGCCAGCCAGGTCGCCACCGCCCCGCGCATCAGCGCCGGCAAGGACCTGCCGAAACTCCACTTCGGCATCCACAAACACATGCATCAGCCCTACTACGATGCCGCCGATCCCGACTACTGGGATGGTGAAAAAGACGGCATCTTCGGCACCCGTGGCGGACCATACACGGACTTTGTCCCCGCCGCCATCCGCCAGTATGAAGACTCCGGACTGCCCCACGCCGGCCTGAGCTGCAGCTGGAGCGGCTCGCTGATCGAACAACTCGAGCGCTGTGCTGAAACCGGTCGCGCCGGTGGACGCTTTAGCGACTGGGCCATTAAACTGCGCCAGGTTGCCAGCCTGACCACCGCCAGCGGCAACCGCCGATTGGATCTTTGCGCCTTTGGCTTCTTCCACCCGCTGATGCCGCTGATCCCCGCGCGCAACATCGTGCGGCACATCCAGCAACACCGCGCACTCATCGCCCGTGTCTTCGGCGCCCCGGCCTCGGATAACCTGTTCCCGCCCGAAACCGCCTTTCATCCGCGCATCATCCCGGCGCTCAACCAGGCCGGCATTCGCGCCGTGATTTACGATTCCATCCATCGCTACCGCGCCTGCCGCGACTACCCCTACGGCGGCCCGACCGAGGGCATGCTACCGCCCAATCCGGCCGAGCAGAGCAATCCACCCGCCAGCGACTGGCTGCGCCTCGGCAATGTCTGGACCGGCTCGGAGATCGCGCCCAGCCTGCTCAAACCCGAGTATCTGGCCTACATCGACCCGGAAGGCGCCGAGCACAAAATCATCGGCGTGCCAGCGGAACGCTATATCGGCAACGAGGACGCGCGCGGCGGTTTCGGTGCCTTGCAATACCCGGATGTTTTTGGCCAGGTCCATGCCCAGCTTGAACGCCACGGCCAGTTCGACCCCAAGCACCCGCCTTTCTTCCTGCTGCATTCCGACGGCGACAACCACGGCGGCGGCGCCGAGAGCTACTACCGGCACAACACCGCCGCCCTGCTCGACTGGCTCAAGGGCGACCCGCGCTTCGAGCTGACCACCATCACCGACTACCTCGACCGCTTCCCGCCCGATCCGACCCAGGCGGTGCATCTGGAGCCCGGCTCCTGGAGTGGCGCCGACAATGGCGATCCGCAATTCATGAAGTGGTTCAGCCGCTATCGCGAGCCCTACTCGCCCGATCTCAACTCCTGGGCCGTGCTGACCGCCTTGCAAAACGCCGTGCATTCGCTCGAAGACAGCGAACCCGAGCACCCACTGCTGCCCAAGCTGGTGCGCCTGATGCTCACCGCCGAGGCGAGCGACTACTGGTACTGGACTGGCCAGAGCGTCTGGGACGGGCAGGTCACCCGCGCCGCCAACCAGGCCTGGTCCCTGGCCGGGACCGAGTTCCAGCGCATGGCCGACGCCAACAGCGACAAAACCGGCCCAACGCTCTTTCCGCCCTGGGTCACGCCCGAGAATCCCGGCGGCCAGCAATGGCGACCCAATGGACTCGAACCCGCCCCGCGCGAGGCGACTGTCCATTGCTTTGCCTATGATCTCTCCGGCATTGCCCGCATGACCCTGCATCTGCGGCCCGCCTCGGGTGACCAAAGCAGCGAGCAGCGCATCGAGATGACCGACCATGGTCCCTATCCGTGTGAAACCGGCGCGCGCGTCACCGCGCATTATTTCACCGCCGAGCTACCGCCCGGCCTGGGCGATATCCGCTATTTCCTGGTCGCCGAGGACAACAACGGCAATCCAAGCCGCGGCGCGCTTGAGCGAATTTTTCTGGGCTGA
- the pyrF gene encoding orotidine-5'-phosphate decarboxylase has protein sequence MHSDLSTKTIPTDERLIMALDVPDAEAARELVRAIGPACRFYKIGLELFMAGGYFELVEWLRGEGKRVFCDLKFFDVPETVARAVRRLRERQVDFATVHGNDTMLEAAAREKGETMKILAVTVLTSLDRSDLDALGFVCDVEELVLARARKALRLGCDGVISSGLEAPRLRAELGENFLVVTPGIRPVDNRPVDDQKRTVDIEQAFRNGADYVVIGRPIRDAADPRVAAEEAQRQIAAVFG, from the coding sequence ATGCACAGCGATCTCTCAACAAAAACCATCCCCACCGATGAGCGCCTGATCATGGCGCTGGATGTGCCAGACGCCGAGGCGGCGCGCGAGTTGGTGCGCGCCATCGGCCCCGCCTGCCGGTTTTACAAAATCGGGCTGGAGCTGTTCATGGCCGGCGGCTACTTCGAGCTGGTCGAATGGCTGCGCGGTGAGGGCAAGCGGGTGTTTTGCGATCTCAAATTCTTCGATGTGCCCGAGACCGTCGCCCGCGCCGTGCGGCGGCTGCGCGAGCGGCAGGTGGATTTCGCCACCGTGCATGGCAACGACACCATGCTCGAAGCCGCCGCGCGGGAGAAGGGCGAGACCATGAAGATTCTCGCCGTGACCGTGCTCACCAGCCTCGACCGCTCCGATCTCGACGCCCTTGGCTTTGTCTGCGATGTCGAGGAGCTGGTTCTCGCGCGCGCGCGCAAGGCGTTGCGTCTGGGCTGTGATGGGGTGATTTCCTCGGGGCTTGAGGCGCCGCGCTTGCGTGCCGAGTTGGGGGAGAATTTTCTGGTGGTGACGCCTGGCATTCGCCCGGTCGACAATCGCCCGGTCGATGATCAGAAGCGCACGGTGGATATCGAGCAGGCCTTTCGTAATGGCGCGGATTATGTCGTTATCGGCCGGCCGATTCGCGATGCCGCTGATCCGCGTGTCGCGGCCGAGGAGGCCCAGCGGCAGATCGCGGCTGTGTTTGGCTGA
- the cobD gene encoding threonine-phosphate decarboxylase CobD codes for MLAAAARFGIPASDWLDLSTGVNPNGWPVPAVPASCWQRLPEDDDGLETAARAYYGGAALLPVAGSQAAIQVLPRLRQQLQGRSRVAVLTPGYAEHAAAWRGAGHLVSVIDALGPADAIAARIDAALADSEVLVLIHPNNPSGLRLPADQLLDWHRRLAARGGWLLVDEAFMDATPGQSLAAHGPRPGLIVLRSLGKFFGLAGARVGFVLGEPALLASLRALLGPWSVSGPARWVATRALEDRAWQAHTRAELTRSGQRLCDLLDQHGLTPTASCALFAWVCTDRAETRWRQLAAQGILTRLFDAPASLRFGLPGGEDAWQRLAHALQA; via the coding sequence TTGCTGGCGGCGGCGGCGCGCTTTGGCATTCCCGCCTCGGACTGGCTCGACCTCTCCACTGGCGTCAACCCCAACGGTTGGCCCGTGCCCGCGGTGCCGGCGTCCTGCTGGCAGCGCTTGCCGGAAGATGACGATGGGCTGGAGACCGCCGCGCGTGCCTACTATGGCGGTGCCGCGCTGTTGCCGGTGGCGGGTTCCCAGGCGGCCATTCAGGTGCTGCCCCGCTTGCGCCAGCAGTTGCAAGGGCGCTCGCGTGTGGCCGTCCTGACCCCCGGCTATGCCGAGCACGCCGCTGCCTGGCGCGGCGCGGGGCATCTAGTCAGCGTGATTGATGCGCTTGGCCCTGCCGACGCCATCGCGGCGCGCATCGATGCCGCCCTGGCCGATAGCGAGGTGCTGGTGTTGATCCATCCCAACAATCCGAGCGGGCTGCGCCTGCCTGCCGATCAACTGCTCGACTGGCACCGGCGCCTGGCCGCGCGCGGTGGCTGGTTGCTGGTCGATGAAGCCTTCATGGATGCCACGCCCGGTCAGAGCCTGGCGGCGCATGGCCCGCGCCCTGGGCTGATTGTGCTGCGCTCCTTGGGCAAGTTTTTCGGGCTGGCCGGGGCGCGTGTCGGTTTCGTGCTGGGGGAGCCCGCGCTGCTCGCCTCACTGCGCGCGCTGCTTGGACCGTGGTCTGTCAGCGGCCCGGCGCGCTGGGTGGCGACGCGGGCGCTGGAGGATCGTGCCTGGCAAGCGCACACCCGGGCTGAACTGACCCGGTCTGGCCAGCGCCTATGCGATCTCCTTGATCAGCACGGCCTGACCCCAACCGCCAGTTGCGCGCTCTTTGCCTGGGTATGCACCGACAGGGCCGAGACACGCTGGCGACAACTGGCGGCTCAGGGCATCCTGACGCGGCTTTTCGACGCGCCCGCAAGCCTGCGCTTTGGTCTGCCGGGCGGGGAGGACGCTTGGCAACGGCTTGCGCATGCGTTGCAGGCGTAG